In a single window of the Pseudohongiella acticola genome:
- the speD gene encoding adenosylmethionine decarboxylase, which produces MSTISSIKESLKPTDTSANESEWPTFTGAPADDAKDHFIHRNGLEFAGTHLLIDFWGAENLTDLDTMEKAFRDCVDHCGATLLHIHMHHFTPNGGISGVAVLAESHISVHTWPERGYAAFDIFMCGDAQPEKAVPILKEAFHPTRVTVGEQLRGLTEPESDE; this is translated from the coding sequence ATGAGCACAATCTCCTCCATTAAAGAGTCTCTCAAACCAACCGACACCAGCGCGAACGAGAGTGAATGGCCGACTTTCACCGGTGCGCCGGCGGACGACGCGAAAGATCACTTTATACACCGCAATGGTCTGGAATTTGCCGGCACACATTTGCTGATAGACTTTTGGGGTGCAGAGAATCTGACCGACCTCGACACCATGGAAAAAGCATTCCGTGACTGCGTAGATCACTGTGGCGCGACACTGCTGCACATTCATATGCACCACTTTACGCCTAACGGCGGCATTTCCGGCGTCGCCGTGCTGGCAGAGTCACACATCAGCGTGCACACCTGGCCAGAACGTGGCTATGCCGCTTTTGATATTTTTATGTGTGGCGATGCGCAACCCGAAAAAGCGGTCCCCATCCTCAAGGAAGCGTTTCACCCGACCCGCGTGACCGTTGGTGAACAGCTGCGCGGCCTGACCGAACCGGAAAGCGACGAGTAA
- the speE gene encoding polyamine aminopropyltransferase: MSARDWTETLYSGYGQSFTVDEVLFEHKTDHQHLMIFNNRQFGRVMALDGIVQTTERDEFIYHEMLTHVPLMAHGNARRVLIIGGGDGGILREVCRHPSVEHVTQVEIDQAVIDMAREYLPAHSDGAYDDPRANIVIGDGFDFVQKTDQRFDVIISDSTDPQGPGEILFSKDFYAGCQRCLNPGGILVTQNGVVFMQTDEVTNTAARLNRLYKDWHFYGAAVPTYVGGIMTFAWASDDPGLRRTDLATLQKRWQASAIRSRYYTPELHHAAFALPQYVLDQLAPLKQA, translated from the coding sequence ATGTCAGCTCGTGATTGGACAGAAACACTCTATTCAGGCTATGGCCAATCATTCACTGTCGACGAAGTGCTGTTCGAGCATAAAACCGACCATCAGCACCTGATGATCTTCAATAACCGGCAGTTCGGCCGCGTCATGGCACTCGACGGTATCGTCCAGACCACCGAGCGGGACGAATTCATTTACCACGAAATGCTCACGCATGTGCCCCTGATGGCGCACGGCAATGCCCGCCGGGTGCTGATTATCGGCGGTGGCGACGGCGGCATCCTGCGTGAAGTCTGCCGACATCCTTCGGTAGAACACGTGACTCAGGTGGAAATAGACCAGGCCGTCATCGACATGGCTCGCGAATACCTTCCCGCTCACAGCGACGGTGCCTATGACGACCCCCGTGCCAATATTGTCATCGGCGACGGCTTTGATTTTGTGCAAAAAACCGATCAGCGCTTTGATGTCATCATCTCTGACTCAACCGACCCGCAAGGGCCAGGGGAGATCCTGTTTAGCAAGGATTTTTATGCCGGCTGTCAACGCTGCCTGAACCCGGGTGGCATTCTGGTCACCCAGAATGGCGTGGTTTTCATGCAAACAGATGAAGTTACCAACACCGCTGCACGGCTCAATCGCCTATACAAAGACTGGCATTTCTATGGCGCCGCGGTCCCCACCTATGTCGGCGGCATCATGACCTTTGCCTGGGCCAGCGACGACCCGGGCCTGCGCCGCACTGACCTCGCTACGCTGCAGAAACGCTGGCAGGCCAGCGCCATTCGCAGTCGCTACTACACCCCGGAATTACACCACGCCGCTTTCGCCCTGCCCCAGTACGTGCTGGACCAGTTGGCGCCGCTGAAACAGGCCTGA